A region of the Plasmodium vinckei vinckei genome assembly, chromosome: PVVCY_11 genome:
CATCTTCTATTTCGTATTCGCAATTGCTTCTTACATCAGAAATCCAATCAACAATTGCTTTTAAAATGTCTTCATTTCCTGCCTCTATCGTTATAGCATGATTCATGCCATCAACAGAAtgaaattttttgttatgagcatttactttattataaaatgaaacTGCCCCCTCATAAGAACACGAGCTATCATCTTTTGAATgcacaaataataaaggaaTATCCTTTggcatatatttaatattacaaTTCAATGTGATCGTTCCTTTTATAAGTTCAgaaatacatttatattttacttcATCACTATTTCgaaatttatcatatttacatatattagcATGATGTTCGGACTTTTTATAACGTGATGACGAAGTTCGTTTATGAGGCGCAACACAAGACAGGAACCTTGTTGCAggtaaatacaaatatttaaatgatttGTTTCCAGCATTCCATGatgtttttaatattatcataCCAGATAAAGATACGCAacctttaatatttaaatcatctaaataattatagCATATTTCATGTTTATCATTAGAACTAACAATAGCATTTGTCGTAGAAGAGGTACTAGCACAGGAATGATCGgaatcatcatttttagGATTCGTAATGCAGCGCTTATTCGAAATGTGTTTTACAGAGTTATCATTAATCATATTTTCTACCAGATCATTATcaatttcattaatatcaGTAGAACTGTCTAAAATGatgttacattttttatagttaCTTGACTTTCCAGAATTAGTTTTATATTGATTTTCTTTCCCTAATAATTGTAATATCCTTAAAGCAATATTTCCTCCCATCGAATGTCCAACAATATACATAGGAAGCTTTTGTTTTTTGGttgttattatatcatGTGATTTGTCATCCGTTTGATTTTCATTCGAGATTTCATTTTGAATTTGATTCATATATTGTATTACATCATCAACTAGATCATTAAAACAAGTAAAATCTCCTCTTACATCTTTCCATGCCTGTGATTCCCCATGTCCTTGCAAATCTATCCCATATACTGAATAACCATTTTgattaaatttttcaatCCAACTatctttataaatatagtaatTATTAGTGTCTACTACTAAGTCTTCACTTCCATTTggcatttttatatttattttcataaaagtTAATCGAGTATGAGCTTTTAATCCATGTATTAACAATATAATTCCTATAGCATTTTTAACTACCCACccatatgtttttaaaagtaagccatttttattacataaacAACCAATCTTAGGATCACCATCTAATTTACTTCGTGTACTACTTCTTAATTCATCATTATTCGATTCAAGTTCGTCCATCATCAATATTATTGAATATAACAACCCATATTACAactaaaaaagtatatattattttatagccaaaatatatgtgtacaaattattaacataaaaaatatatcatactAATCATATTATGGCTgtatacaaatttatacatacaaactctgcatatatattatatcagtatcaaataatattaatagcATTGCATGTACATTATATTAACATAACAAATcgtaaacaaattataagaagtagaaaaaatgtataatagTTCTTTATCTCATTTTCGAAGTTTTTTCTAGCATTTCATCCAATCAGATGAAATTACAATTGATATAATAAGATgaatacaaattattatatattgtttgcTTTTtggtaatatatttttggttttatttaattttcttaatttcgataattaaaatatgatataagaaaaaatatataattgctatatattatttttttattaataaataatgaattatataatggttttatttaaaaaataattaataatgaagaaatacaaatattgcaatcatattataaaagcgacgaaaaaaaaaacgacaaccaaaaatttttttttttttactgcGACATAATAGCAAGTATATTTAAGTtggtataaataaaaaatataatattattaatataattttttaataagtataaaatataattattccctgaaataaatattattaatagatATAATACTTTACAACtgttaattattatgacattaattatatattatatgaaaatttataaaaacatttatattttttttatttaaagtaataaacattttatttaccttAAATTATTGTCTACAATTAATAGCATATTTCTAAAATTTATGATATCATTTTAACCGTAAACTTTACAAACATATCTAAAAAATtgattttttcattttatgtgtttataatttatattattatcacaaTTGAGTGAATATATGTGCTACTATATTTAGCATACgttaacaaaataaaaacgaTCCAAAATagcagaaaaaaaaattgaatcaatatttttaaatattctcaaaatatatataagataATGTTTTTAAGGACTATcttttgtaatattttaaatagtcAAGATGCGAAAAACGAATGTgtttaatacattttattatttgccATTTGTCTATAGCTACAAATCCTAAAATCATGCTatgttttttcataaaaatgtgCGTTATATGAAATGCATTAAATTGGGTTTGAGGCATGGTGTTAATTAAGAATAAAGATAATTAGGCACATAttagtaaataaaatggttAATAAGTGGCTTTTCTTTATGCTTTACATTTGGGACTTTGTTGTGTTTTTGGTTAGTGTTCAGGTTTAGAGTTGCATTTTGGGAAATCCATATTTTGGGTCAGGGTTGAAGTTTTGTATATGGAACCCATATACGGGTTATGGTTAAATACTCGATtgcatttaattttgtataatttttaataatttgataatatttattagtttaaggaatttttaaaaatatatataggaaaaatgttattaaaAACATGTATACACATCTAAATAGTGTTTTTCCACAAAATTacgtaataatatttatcaaCTTTAAATGGCTTcaacaatattttattttaaaaatgatattctGATACTAAATTTGATtcttcgtttttttttctttaaaattgccttaaatataaaaaacaccaaataataaatgtaaatgattattattttaattaagacttattaattataagaaCATAAAAGCTAATTAAAAGTAAAGTTATtacataattaattttaatttgtatgAATTCACAAATtagcattatatatatcttcaAATTGCAaccaaaataattatatacaaatttaatttaaaaaaataatttgaaacaaaaaagaaCACATATATAACGTAAAAGggcaaatatatatatgatttttttttcatgttttgacataaaaaattaattgaaaaatttacatttatgtttataaaaatacaaaacattaattaatataagcATTATTAAAgcacattttatatttcatcTTCTTATTTGCCTTCATCATTCGCTCTTAAATTAGAAATCCAatcaataattttttttaaaatttcttCGTTTCCTGGCTTTGTCGTTGTATCATGATTCATACCCTCAACAACatgaaaaattttatcaGTGACGTTtgctttattataaaacgAAACTGCCCATTCATAAGAACAAATACTATCATCTGTTGAATggacaaataataaaggaaTCTCTTTTggcatataattaatattacaaTCCAATGCGACCGTTGCTCTTATAAATTtagacatatttttatatttttttccattaatatttcgaaatatataatatttacatatattagaaaaatatCCGGACTTTTTATTACGTGGTTCTGATGACATTTGTACATGAGGTAAGACATAGGCCAGGAAGTCTGCTAaaggtaaataaaaatacttaTATGCTTCGTTTCCAGGATCCAATTTCGATTTTATTCTTATCATGGCAGATATACATATGCAACCTTTAATATTGAATTTATCGAAATAATTGTAGCATATTCCATGTTTATCACTAGCAATAGGATTTGTAGCAGCAGAGATACTAGCACAGGAGTTATTGGAaccataataatttgaattattcATATCATGCAGACCTttgtcattattattaatattagtAGAATTGTTTAACATGGTGtcaccatttttatatttatttgaattccACGCCTTAACTCtatcttctttttctttcccTAATAATTGTAATACTCTTAAAGCAATATGTCCTCCCATCGAATATCCAACAATATACATAGGAagtctcttttttttagttgTCGCTATATTATTAGATTCATCATCCTTTTGATTATCACTTGAGGTTTCATCgtaaattttattcatatattgtATTATATCATCAATTAGGTCATCAAAAGAACTAAAATCTCCTTTAAATTTTCCAAACGATTGTGATTCGCCATGTCCTTGCAAATCTAGTCCATATACTGAATAACTATTTTgattaaatttttcaatCCAACTatctttataaatatattgattATTATTGTCTACTACTAAGCCTTCATTGTTATTTggaatttttatattttttttcataaaatttaatcgAGTATGAACTTTGAATCCATGTATTAACAATACATTTCCTATAGGATTTTTAACTATCCATGCGtatgtttttaaaagtaaaccatttttattacgtAAACAACCAATCTTAGGATCACCATCTAAACTACATTGTGTATTTCTTAATTCACTATTATTCAATTCCCCTCCTTCCATCACCATTATTatggaatataataatccaagatacaattaaaaaatatatatattttttatagccaaaatatatgcatatatataattaaaattttatttttcaaatatatcataCTAAATCGTATATGACTgtatacaaatttatatatgcgaACTCtacatacatattaattatatcagtatcaaataatatgaatagaattgcatatatattataataatataacaaatcgtaaataaattataagaaATGGAAAAACGTATAATTAtcgttttttatttcattttcggAGTTTTTTCTAGCATTTCATCCAATCAGATGAAATTACAATTGATATAATAAGAtgaatacaaaatattatatattgtttgcTTTTcggtaatatatttttggttttatttaattttcttaatttcgataattaaaatatgatataagaaaaaatatataattgctatatattattttttattaataaataatgaattatataatgtttttatttaaaaaataataatgaagaaatacaaatatgcaatcatattataaaagcgacgaaaaaaaacgacaaccaaaaaatttttttttatttttactgcGACATAATAGCAAGTATATTTAAGTtggtataaataaaaaatatgtattattaatataattttttaattataataagtaCAATAATTTCCTAGAGAAAAATGttactaataaatataatatcctATAACTATTAATGATTTATGGTATTAATTATGCGttataagaaaatatataaaaatatttacattttttttatttaaagtaataaatattttatttggctcaaaattattgtctataattaataatatattgataataatttaatataaataatagcattattgttttatagCAATAATCGATAAAAAGGAAACTGGAAAtgaataaaacatattatacACATTATTTAAAGCGTATTCTTTCGAGGAAACaccttttattaataagaaaatgaataaaaatatatatagtttaGTTACTGTTGCTTCCTATATCCTTTTGATTGTAACAATACAATGTTTTACTAATAATGTAAGGCGAAAAACAcagcaaataaaaatatatattgaaaagTTATATGCATAGATGTGTTAAGcgttgattttttttatttcatcttatataaaaaatgcagttgttacatattattatgtatgCATGAAAgatacatttattaatacgTTTATTGAAATGTaggaatatttaaataaatatttcaagaAAAATAAGAACGTACATGAtgaatatgaaataaacagcatagatataaataataatgaaaaactTAGATATAGAAGTCTTTCAGAACATAATATAGAAGATAATTACGCTTTAGTTCCTACTAGGATTCGAAAAcctttaaataataaaaggtCTAAAGGatttaattgttttaatatatttaaaagagataaaaaaactaataaatcattaaataataatgaatctTTTCTTAACGAGGTATTTCGAGTGGGGAATAATCTGGATGGATTTCTTGCAAAAAATCCAGAAAATTTAAAGCTTTTATCACAATTAATAGAAAAACTCGAAAAACAACCTTCAAACAACAACGAATCTTTTCTTAAGGAAGCATTATTGGTGGGAAATAATAAGGAtggttttttaaaaaatgatccAGAAAccataaacattttatcaCAATTAAAAGAAAGATTGGATAATCATCCTTCAAGTAAAAATGAATCTTTTCTTAAGGAATTATTGATGGtaggaaataatatacatgaCTTTCTTGCAAATGATCCAGAAtctgtaaatattttatcaaaattaataGAAAAATCCGAAAAGCAAGTTTCAAATAACAACGAATCTTTTCTTAAGGAAGCATTATTGGTAGGAAATAATAAGGAtggtttttttaaaaatgatccAGAAACCATAAAGCTTTTATCACAATTAAAAGAAAGATTGGGTAATCATccttcaaataaaaatgaatctCTTCTTAAGGAATTATTGATGATGGGAAATAACCTAGATGGGTTTCTTGCAAAAGATCCAGAATCTGTAAAGATTTTATCACAATTATTAGAAAAACTCGAAAAACAACCCTCAAATAACAATGAATCTTCTCTTAAGGAAATATTGCTGATGGAAAATAAGATGCATGccttttttgaaaatgacCCAAAAGCTTTAGAGCTTTTATCACAATTAAAAGAAAGATTGGGTAATCATCCTTCAAGTAAAAATGAATCTCTTCTTAAGGAATTATTGATGTTGGGAAATAATACGCATGACTTTCTTGCAAATGATCCAGAATCTGTAAAGATTTTATCACAATTAATAGAAAAATCTGAAAAACAAGTTTCAAATAACAATGAATCTTTTCTTAAGGAAGCATTATTGGTGGGAAATAATAAGGAtggtttttttaaaaatgatccAGAAACCATAAAGCTTTTATCACAATTAAAAGAAAGAGCGGGTAATCATCCTTcaaaatttaaacaaaGCGAGTAATCtccatttaataattatattaaaacgGTATCAAACTAAAAAacgaacaaaaaaattctttCTAATTATTACTTAAACTCCAATGTTTGACATGTGATACCTCTAGACGAATGAACTATGCTGGAATTTTCGACATTTACgaattcatattttaagtttataattttattatgtaattattaaaataaatgtaatatGTTTGAATAAAACgctaacatatatatttatatgaatttgTTCGtcatttatacatatttatagtatataatttgtaaaGAATATTcctaaaataattaataattaaataagaTTGATTCGTTTGCTATAACCAtggtatttattatttatatgcgTATAATTTCTACATTGTATATGCATGTCTATAGAATACATAATTGTgcatttttaatgtttaTTATGTCTtaaacttatttttatgtttgtttgttattttatataaaatgtagcTTTAAGCATACAAATTTGAACATGAAACTGTGtgcttattttattaatatatctttgggtattattattttgtaaacgCCAACCTAtaatttcttcttttttttgtaatactacacaataataattatttttagactttatttaaatgaatattattattataattcatataagAAATGCATTGTTTTCTCATTAagtttgtaaatatatgtgtacattttttttatttctatagAACCCgtaaattttctttaaaataaatttataaattcattattaatatttggCACCCATGAAGGTTGCTATTTAGTTTTTCATAGTTACATAAATACGCACAAACACTACGTGTTTGCcgtttcaaaaaatatatttatctttaCAATATAAACtacaaacaaattatatacaaatcaagcattatttaaaaatcaAATTGAGGTTATGTaacaataatttaaaacacGCATAACACATGAAAATAagtttattttgttaatatatgtatcaaAGTTTTAAAAGATATCATTTggaaatatgtttattcctttttaataatatctCTTAGTTTGGTAATATTTAACATTCTGTTTAATTTATCCCTTTTAACAAAGTAATTTGGGATACTGGGGGTAATATTTGCATCAATCTGAgaaaagaaacaaaaattaataaatatataaatgctccatttatattaatgaatatatagtCATgctagaaataaaattgtaataattattatataacaataGTTGTTTTGTTATATCTTTCCATTTGTTTTGGCtataaagaatatttttataattttaaatattaaatgagTTTATTTTAAGATTACTATTACATCAtgtttatatgcatttcCCACTGTTACACCAATTATTTCTATTgtttcataataataataataatgtgaTAAAACTTATAATATGAGAATCACAGATTCTGTGATTTTTTCATcacttttaatataaattttgttaaataatatttttaggaATATTggcattttataaaaattatttattggtAGCAATATTGATGtctatgtttttttataaatgaatacaaattataaatacttTTAATAGTAAAgcaaagtatatataaaattaaaaaacataaaaataaatataatataaaaataatgaacaCAATGTTGTAAAAtcaagaaatatatatatatataattagttttattttattttaatatttttgatgACAAGGTGTTCATGCGCTATGTGTCAGGGTTCTATACTATGAGTTAtagtttattatatgaaatttATGTTTAGATTTAGggcaatatttttattaatttgtttataatttaataatatttatttgtctATACTTGTTGGGTTCAAGGTTTAGAGTTATattgaattatatatattaatatgttcattttatgaatatttttattctacatatatgttttatttaatactaTAGTTTCCCAACGCCATGCTGTAATGATagcaaaatgaaataaataaatcgTTACcttatattgtttatatttatgttatatcgtatttgattttttctattaatgcatataaaattttttaaaagctGTCGCAGTTTTATATAGTTTATTATAAtgttacatatatatatgtacataagATATATTGGTATTATATGTTATaactaataatataaaaaaatattacatataatgTAGTATTTGTATTGAAGCATTCTAAtcatttcattaattttattactataaaTGGCATTAAGATCAAATATCACTTACAggcaaaaatatatatcacaGTCTGTTTGCAATAAACAATAGATCAAAGTTTACTTTTACTATAAAGGGCACGAGCAacatcatatatatgtattatatgcataatatagtttttaataataatatgatattgttcttaaataaaaatttataccaatataaggaaaaaaatgggGAAATGAAGTGTTTTTTCAATATGGATTTGGTGTTCAATCATCATAAAGCAAAACACACGAACATATATAAGTTATGGAATTGAATCTCAAATATTGGcactttttaataaatccaatatattatatatatgccatataaaaataaaatattccaaTAAAGGCAGATTgataacataaatatatttaaatgccTCGAATTACTTCCATCTTATTGATTTGTTTaactatataaattaatttttatagtgTATGGGGCATACTTGAATTTTGGATCAACTGCCATAATATGATATGAAAATAGATAATATCAATCAGAAACTACAATTAGAGTGATGCTGGTGAATATGCTCTTTGAGGATAACTACTTGGTGATGGTggtctatttttatttgatccTGCGACTACGCTTTTGGCTGGACCAGCTAAGGGTGTTGTTTTAACTTCCGATGCTTTGGATTTTGATTTAAAGattcctttattttttaaatgcatTACACCAAAAGTACCAGCTGCTGCTAATGCTAATGTTGTAAGTATTGTAGATATAAGTGCAgctttgttatttttaattttgttagcAAGGGAGTTACCGCCTTTTGGATTTGGTTTAGCTTCAACATAATTATTAGATCCTGGGACGAATACATTTATGGCCAATAAAAAggcaataaaatataatgcttttgttaatttcattttcgtataattaagtaaaaaaattataatataataattttaataatagcaaaaaaatataataaatatataaaacgaattaatgtaattataagaatttattataacaataagataaaaaataaattgcaataaataaatattatgatagTAACATTTAaagtttttattaattaaaaagtgttttttaaaggataaaaaaattatggtatttatactataaatatttttttaattataaacttaaataataatataattatatttttttgtgaagCTGcagtattaaaaatatgtctttaatataaaatttactaattttattatttgttttcttaattggatttatattttattgtgtCGATTATTGAATTTAATTACATATTATTGATAATATCTTCACATATTCTTTGAATTATATGATATGATATTATAGTGCATTATTAACCtctaaattttatatgttttttataataatttgtgtCGAGACAattttatacta
Encoded here:
- a CDS encoding lysophospholipase, putative — its product is MMDELESNNDELRSSTRSKLDGDPKIGCLCNKNGLLLKTYGWVVKNAIGIILLIHGLKAHTRLTFMKINIKMPNGSEDLVVDTNNYYIYKDSWIEKFNQNGYSVYGIDLQGHGESQAWKDVRGDFTCFNDLVDDVIQYMNQIQNEISNENQTDDKSHDIITTKKQKLPMYIVGHSMGGNIALRILQLLGKENQYKTNSGKSSNYKKCNIILDSSTDINEIDNDLVENMINDNSVKHISNKRCITNPKNDDSDHSCASTSSTTNAIVSSNDKHEICYNYLDDLNIKGCVSLSGMIILKTSWNAGNKSFKYLYLPATRFLSCVAPHKRTSSSRYKKSEHHANICKYDKFRNSDEVKYKCISELIKGTITLNCNIKYMPKDIPLLFVHSKDDSSCSYEGAVSFYNKVNAHNKKFHSVDGMNHAITIEAGNEDILKAIVDWISDVRSNCEYEIEDE
- a CDS encoding lysophospholipase, putative, with the protein product MVMEGGELNNSELRNTQCSLDGDPKIGCLRNKNGLLLKTYAWIVKNPIGNVLLIHGFKVHTRLNFMKKNIKIPNNNEGLVVDNNNQYIYKDSWIEKFNQNSYSVYGLDLQGHGESQSFGKFKGDFSSFDDLIDDIIQYMNKIYDETSSDNQKDDESNNIATTKKKRLPMYIVGYSMGGHIALRVLQLLGKEKEDRVKAWNSNKYKNGDTMLNNSTNINNNDKGLHDMNNSNYYGSNNSCASISAATNPIASDKHGICYNYFDKFNIKGCICISAMIRIKSKLDPGNEAYKYFYLPLADFLAYVLPHVQMSSEPRNKKSGYFSNICKYYIFRNINGKKYKNMSKFIRATVALDCNINYMPKEIPLLFVHSTDDSICSYEWAVSFYNKANVTDKIFHVVEGMNHDTTTKPGNEEILKKIIDWISNLRANDEGK
- a CDS encoding fam-c protein, coding for MNKNIYSLVTVASYILLIVTIQCFTNNEYLNKYFKKNKNVHDEYEINSIDINNNEKLRYRSLSEHNIEDNYALVPTRIRKPLNNKRSKGFNCFNIFKRDKKTNKSLNNNESFLNEVFRVGNNLDGFLAKNPENLKLLSQLIEKLEKQPSNNNESFLKEALLVGNNKDGFLKNDPETINILSQLKERLDNHPSSKNESFLKELLMVGNNIHDFLANDPESVNILSKLIEKSEKQVSNNNESFLKEALLVGNNKDGFFKNDPETIKLLSQLKERLGNHPSNKNESLLKELLMMGNNLDGFLAKDPESVKILSQLLEKLEKQPSNNNESSLKEILLMENKMHAFFENDPKALELLSQLKERLGNHPSSKNESLLKELLMLGNNTHDFLANDPESVKILSQLIEKSEKQVSNNNESFLKEALLVGNNKDGFFKNDPETIKLLSQLKERAGNHPSKFKQSE
- a CDS encoding early transcribed membrane protein codes for the protein MKLTKALYFIAFLLAINVFVPGSNNYVEAKPNPKGGNSLANKIKNNKAALISTILTTLALAAAGTFGVMHLKNKGIFKSKSKASEVKTTPLAGPAKSVVAGSNKNRPPSPSSYPQRAYSPASL